One window of Microbacterium sediminis genomic DNA carries:
- a CDS encoding barstar family protein, translated as MTPARVIEIDGSAVRDIASLYAELDRALMPGVDWRLGESLDALNDALSGGYGAIEGREPVTLRWRDFAASEAALGVAATRDWLRAKLARPELFDAARFSAELAELEAGRGRTYLDRVLEVIAEHPNITLVRA; from the coding sequence GTGACGCCGGCGCGGGTGATCGAGATCGACGGATCGGCGGTGCGCGACATCGCCTCGCTGTACGCCGAGCTCGACCGGGCCCTCATGCCGGGCGTGGACTGGCGGCTGGGGGAGAGCCTCGACGCGCTGAACGACGCGCTCTCCGGCGGCTACGGCGCCATCGAGGGCCGCGAGCCGGTGACGCTGCGATGGCGCGACTTCGCGGCGAGCGAGGCCGCCCTCGGCGTGGCGGCGACGCGCGACTGGCTCCGGGCGAAGCTCGCCCGGCCCGAGCTGTTCGACGCGGCGCGGTTCTCGGCCGAGCTGGCGGAGCTGGAGGCGGGGCGCGGGCGCACCTACCTCGACCGGGTGCTCGAGGTCATCGCCGAGCACCCCAACATCACCCTCGTGCGCGCCTGA